The Magnolia sinica isolate HGM2019 chromosome 9, MsV1, whole genome shotgun sequence genome contains a region encoding:
- the LOC131255108 gene encoding uncharacterized protein LOC131255108, which produces METTGYFRATPGLRQGDPLSPALFTVTKVFSRSFRHILFAGTSQPFRIRRGCPTPSHLLYADNTLLFLNGSRMPLLAVNDFLSSFQAASGQRINRSKSCFICSDNLSTGRVKAIERLLDRVEKKVSGWKVRFLSQAGRTVLICHVLGSLPLHVMAVSVIPKQGWVDGRRKFPWIAWNSITRPPEGGLGVRKLQEVLDAMRMKMAWAVKFGDSNGL; this is translated from the exons ATGGAAACAACTGGTTATTTCAGGGCAACTCCGGGACTTCGACAGGGCGATCCTCTCTCTCCGGCCCTTTTCACTGTGACTAAGGTGTTTTCCAGGAGCTTTAGGCACATTTTGTTCGCTGGTACAAGTCAGCCTTTTAGAATCCGTAGAGGGTGCCCGACCCCTTCCCACCTTCTTTATGCCGACAATACCCTTCTGTTTCTAAATGGCAGCAGAATGCCTCTTCTGGCTGTCAATGATTTCCTCTCCTCCTTCCAGGCTGCCTCTGGCCAACGGATTAATAGGAGCAAAAGCTGCTTCATTTGCTCAGATAATCTCTCTACGGGTAGGGTCAAGGCCATTGAGAGGCTCCTGG ACAGAGTAGAGAAAAAAGTTAGTGGTTGGAAGGTGAGGTTCCTATCCCAGGCGGGAAGAACCGTTCTTATCTGCCATGTTCTAGGCTCTCTTCCCCTCCACGTCATGGCTGTGTCTGTCATCCCGAAACAG gGCTGGGTGGACGGTAGAAGGAAGTTCCCGTGGATTGCCTGGAACTCTATTACAAGGCCACCAGAGGGTGGTCTGGGCGTTAGGAAGCTGCAGGAAGTGTTGGATGCGATGAGAATGAAGATGGCCTGGGCAGTAAAATTTGGGGATTCTAATGGCCTTTAG
- the LOC131256443 gene encoding basic leucine zipper 43-like produces MEPGAIAATKHSAPVNPTVHPSHFTSVQNNTSTFNFSRFFSLHSSPSFQTPPSCQFTSQTSSSLSNNSTSDDAEEHPRITDEKKRRRMISNRESARRSRIRQKKHLNELMVQVIKLRDQNCKLIIKLNHMEDCNDRILRENSLLREEASNLRQTLQNMQPKNPYIISKDTEEIPCNSTTYLGAKSTNQTFITPMALL; encoded by the coding sequence ATGGAGCCAGGTGCAATTGCCGCCACCAAACATTCAGCGCCTGTGAATCCAACCGTCCACCCATCTCACTTTACATCAGTTCAAAACAATACATCCACCTTTAATTTCAGCAGATTCTTCAGCCTACATTCTTCACCCTCTTTCCAAACTCCTCCCTCCTGCCAATTCACCTCACAGACATCATCTTCTCTCAGCAACAACTCTACTTCTGATGACGCAGAAGAACACCCTCGCATAACCGATGAGAAGAAGCGTAGGAGGATGATATCCAACAGAGAATCAGCCCGACGGTCTCGGATACGCCAGAAGAAGCATCTTAACGAGCTAATGGTGCAGGTCATCAAGCTTCGGGACCAGAATTGCAAGCTCATCATCAAGTTGAATCACATGGAGGACTGCAATGACAGGATCCTACGGGAGAATAGCCTACTCAGGGAAGAAGCTTCCAACCTCCGTCAAACTCTCCAAAACATGCAGCCCAAAAATCCTTACATCATTTCAAAAGATACAGAAGAAATCCCATGCAACAGTACTACATATCTTGGAGCCAAATCAACCAACCAAACCTTCATCACTCCCATGGCTTTGCTTTGA